A window of Helicobacter macacae MIT 99-5501 genomic DNA:
CGATAGCGTATCGATAATGCTATATGAGCGTGATTTGGAAGCGTTTGTGATTGTCAAGCAGTTTCGCCCTGCGGTGTATATGCGCAATCACAATGGCTATATTTACGAGCTTTGTGCGGGGCTTGTGGATAAGCCAAAAAAGAGCTTAGAAGAAATCGCCATAGAAGAAGTCTTTGAAGAATGCGGGTATGAAATCCCTGTAAGTCGCTTGCAGTTTGTCAATAGCTTTTACAACTCTGTGGGAATCAGTGGCGCAAGGCAGACAATATACCTAGCAGAAGTCAGCAAGGAGGATAAGCACGCGCTAGGTGGTGGCATAGATGGCGAAAAAAT
This region includes:
- a CDS encoding NUDIX domain-containing protein gives rise to the protein MSLEYFLTPPQATPKITDLRQGECKDSRFIKPLRLHYKQDGEDKDWDIIHSHDSVSIMLYERDLEAFVIVKQFRPAVYMRNHNGYIYELCAGLVDKPKKSLEEIAIEEVFEECGYEIPVSRLQFVNSFYNSVGISGARQTIYLAEVSKEDKHALGGGIDGEKIEVLYLKASKALDFVRDEDYHKTPSLAFAINYFFYQYRPQAKASKKR